Sequence from the Candidatus Sulfotelmatobacter sp. genome:
CGGGCCACCGGAATCACGTGATCGAACTCCAGCCCGTGCCGCGCGTCGCAGCGCTTCCCGTTGTCGCCGACGAACGCGCAGCGATCCTGGTCGCGCTCTCGCACGGCCCGCTTCACGCGAGCCGGGATGTGTCGAGGGTCGCGGGAAGGCCTGGCGCGGCGCGGCCTGTCGGTGGCCCCGAGCTTTCGCTTCTCAATCTGCGAAATGGCCGCGTCGAACGCGTGCTCGAGCACGGCGTCGAGGTCGCCGGCAGGCACCCGGTGCCCGAGCAGCTCCTGGAGCCGGCGCAGCTTGTCGTG
This genomic interval carries:
- a CDS encoding HNH endonuclease, whose product is HDKLRRLQELLGHRVPAGDLDAVLEHAFDAAISQIEKRKLGATDRPRRARPSRDPRHIPARVKRAVRERDQDRCAFVGDNGKRCDARHGLEFDHVIPVARGGESTVANVRQLCRAHNQYVAEREFGQDFMKGKRQAAVAIGMRAALKDRRPA